A window of Synechococcus sp. MEDNS5 contains these coding sequences:
- a CDS encoding cation transporter, which yields MSPVRPEDRLIERRSLKIGVMASAVMAIAGIGVHVISGSYALLLDGLYSAVMVGSGLVAARISRNVVRPPDRAYPYGYDGQEALYVLFRSLVLIGVLSFAAISALSTVVEYANGRAVTPVRLGPVAFYSLAMVVICWGLAWRHQHDWVITGRHSQILLTEAKAARVDGLISGLTGLALLGTPLLKGTMLAVLIPIMDSLLVLLVSVVVLREPLEGFLTALGQAAGVSAQSDLIRSTRLALEDLLAGLSCWLLDVTVYEVGRTAFVVVYLNPNQPMDGAAIDLIRDRIQERCRDLLARPVRTEVILTATSPFTSGNAS from the coding sequence ATGTCGCCTGTCCGGCCTGAAGACCGACTGATTGAACGTCGCTCCTTGAAAATCGGCGTGATGGCGAGTGCCGTGATGGCCATTGCCGGGATCGGTGTTCACGTGATTTCCGGGTCCTATGCCTTGCTGCTTGATGGTCTGTACTCAGCCGTGATGGTGGGATCAGGACTGGTGGCTGCACGGATCAGTCGCAATGTGGTGCGTCCGCCAGACAGGGCCTATCCCTACGGGTACGACGGTCAGGAAGCGTTGTATGTGCTCTTTCGTTCGTTGGTCCTGATCGGAGTGTTGTCGTTTGCGGCCATTTCGGCACTCAGCACGGTGGTGGAATACGCCAATGGCAGAGCTGTGACGCCGGTCCGTCTCGGTCCTGTGGCGTTTTACTCCTTGGCGATGGTGGTGATCTGTTGGGGCCTGGCCTGGCGTCACCAACACGACTGGGTCATCACCGGCCGCCATTCCCAAATCCTTCTCACTGAGGCCAAAGCCGCACGCGTTGATGGGTTGATCAGTGGCTTAACGGGATTAGCCCTGTTGGGCACACCCCTGCTCAAGGGCACGATGCTGGCCGTGCTTATTCCAATCATGGACTCACTGCTCGTGTTGCTGGTGAGTGTCGTTGTGCTGCGAGAGCCGCTTGAGGGCTTCCTCACCGCACTGGGTCAGGCTGCCGGGGTTTCCGCCCAATCCGATCTGATTCGCAGCACACGATTGGCTTTGGAAGATTTACTCGCGGGACTGTCGTGCTGGTTGCTCGATGTCACGGTGTATGAGGTGGGCCGCACGGCCTTTGTCGTGGTGTACCTGAACCCCAATCAGCCAATGGATGGTGCCGCCATCGATCTGATCCGCGACCGGATTCAGGAACGCTGCAGAGACCTGCTGGCCCGGCCTGTGCGCACCGAGGTGATTCTGACTGCCACATCGCCCTTCACATCGGGCAACGCCTCCTAG